The region GGTCGAGCTGCCTTCGATATGGTGGTCCATTCCAGACCGGTAATGGACGCCGACATTGGTGACGCCATTGGTGTAGAAAAGCCCTGCGTTCCAGCCCAGCGACAGGTCGTCGCCCTTGACCCGGGACATCCCGTCGGCATCAAGCGGGGACAGGTTGGGCAGGGCGTTGGTGAGCGTCACCTTGGCATATTGCACATCCACGCCGCCGCCGATCGAGAGGCTGTCGCTGATCCGGTAGGCGAAGGAAGGCTGGACATTATAGGTTTTAAGGTCGGTATGAAGGGAATCGTAGCGGCCAAAGAAATCCGGATCATAGTCCAGCTTCAGGCCGAAGGGCGCGGTCACGCTCAAACCCAGCCAGAGCCGGTCGGTGACCTGTCCCGTCGCATGAAAGCTGGGTACGGGGATCAGGCTGTCAAAGGGTTGGCCACCTGAACCGCCCGATACCGGCACGGAACCGGGAAGGCCGGGGACGGTGCGGTTCGTACCGCGATTGTCCTGCGCCGACGACGCGAACAGCATGACGCTTCCCGCCGACATCTGGATGCCGGGCAACTGGGTCATGGCGGCAGGGTTGAAATAAACGGTGGATGGATCGTCAGCCGCCGCCGCGCCGCCGGAAAGCGCGCGGCCGGTTTCCTTGGGCGACTGTTCCTGCAGATAGAAACCGCCAGCAAGTGCCGGGACGGGAACCGTCAGGGCGAGTGCGGCCAGGAAGCGGGCAGTTGCGCCGCGACTGAAGAGCATTGAAGAACCTCTCTGAACTAATCCAGGCATCGCCTAGCAGCGATATGG is a window of Sphingobium sp. MI1205 DNA encoding:
- a CDS encoding OmpP1/FadL family transporter, whose translation is MLFSRGATARFLAALALTVPVPALAGGFYLQEQSPKETGRALSGGAAAADDPSTVYFNPAAMTQLPGIQMSAGSVMLFASSAQDNRGTNRTVPGLPGSVPVSGGSGGQPFDSLIPVPSFHATGQVTDRLWLGLSVTAPFGLKLDYDPDFFGRYDSLHTDLKTYNVQPSFAYRISDSLSIGGGVDVQYAKVTLTNALPNLSPLDADGMSRVKGDDLSLGWNAGLFYTNGVTNVGVHYRSGMDHHIEGSSTLSGLLGPLSAVNGTTPASSALRLPDIATVSMMHRLTPRARAMLTARWYNWSVFRDISITSGTGTSVKELEYRDSFSVSAGGEYDVSPALTLRAGTMFDRTPTNPQYQSTRVPDGDRVWLSTGASWTMSSALTVNLSYAHNFIEQATVIRPDRFYSGSASVTASTLSRVSGNVDQIAASVTARF